In Streptomyces sp. NBC_01439, the following are encoded in one genomic region:
- a CDS encoding pyroglutamyl peptidase: MMLLRRAASAAALLATVLPLALTSPAHAADGSSACRASASVPLDAEQARLSDARTTALVERGGFADFVRRFPAALCATRSPAEADRLVTDWGEALWQASVRRAQGQRPGGDLAPGDDRPLYWARLGMTAALARWQPEFTADRAALRARFEDASRGLTNNAFRTAPGVRRVFISGFDPFGLDAEIRRANPSGSAALQLNGRRVTLADGTPAEIRAVVLPVRYADFDAGMVERAFAPRLAGGPAAADVITTVSQGYPGIFTLEDWAGRARSADPYPDNVRALSGGTREHPVTAPGLGPGPEFIRTTLPAGAVTGAVQSPYPVLLNSDVTEIPAGGTTPVDRTAGPTPGSRAVAGGGGGYLSNEVAYRSNRLRAELAPHLPGGHLHTPVLTGLPADPQQLTGPEFERNESAIAAEVRAVLEHAAARR; encoded by the coding sequence ATGATGCTCTTACGGCGTGCGGCGTCGGCCGCTGCCCTTCTCGCCACCGTCCTTCCCCTGGCTCTCACCTCGCCCGCGCACGCGGCCGACGGCTCCTCCGCGTGCCGCGCCTCCGCGTCCGTACCGCTGGACGCCGAACAGGCGCGGCTCTCGGACGCCCGCACCACGGCCCTCGTCGAGCGCGGCGGGTTCGCGGACTTCGTGCGGCGGTTCCCCGCCGCGCTGTGCGCGACCCGCAGCCCCGCCGAGGCCGACCGGCTGGTCACCGACTGGGGCGAGGCACTGTGGCAGGCCTCCGTACGGCGGGCCCAGGGGCAGCGGCCCGGCGGCGACCTCGCCCCCGGGGACGACCGGCCGCTGTACTGGGCGCGGCTCGGCATGACCGCCGCACTCGCCCGCTGGCAGCCGGAGTTCACCGCCGACCGGGCCGCGCTCCGCGCCCGCTTCGAGGACGCCTCCCGGGGCCTGACGAACAACGCCTTCCGCACCGCGCCCGGCGTGCGGCGCGTCTTCATCAGCGGGTTCGACCCCTTCGGGCTCGACGCCGAGATCCGCCGCGCCAACCCGTCGGGGTCGGCCGCCCTCCAGCTCAACGGACGGCGTGTGACCCTCGCCGACGGCACCCCCGCCGAGATCCGCGCCGTCGTCCTCCCCGTGCGGTACGCCGACTTCGACGCCGGCATGGTGGAGCGGGCGTTCGCCCCGCGCCTGGCCGGCGGCCCCGCCGCCGCCGACGTCATCACCACCGTCAGCCAGGGTTACCCCGGCATCTTCACCCTGGAGGACTGGGCGGGACGGGCCCGGTCCGCCGACCCGTACCCCGACAACGTGCGCGCCCTGTCCGGCGGCACCCGCGAGCACCCGGTGACCGCCCCCGGCCTCGGCCCGGGCCCGGAGTTCATCCGCACCACGCTCCCCGCGGGCGCCGTCACCGGCGCCGTGCAGAGCCCGTACCCCGTCCTCCTCAACAGCGACGTGACCGAGATCCCGGCCGGCGGCACGACCCCCGTCGACCGGACCGCCGGCCCGACCCCCGGCTCACGGGCCGTGGCGGGCGGCGGGGGCGGCTACCTGTCCAACGAAGTGGCCTACCGCTCCAACCGGCTGCGCGCCGAACTCGCCCCGCACCTGCCCGGGGGCCACCTCCACACCCCGGTGCTCACCGGCTTGCCGGCCGACCCCCAGCAGCTGACCGGCCCCGAGTTCGAACGCAACGAGAGCGCGATAGCGGCCGAGGTCCGCGCGGTCCTCGAACACGCCGCCGCGCGGCGGTAG